The proteins below are encoded in one region of Tomitella fengzijianii:
- a CDS encoding Trm112 family protein codes for MAVELDPVLAEVLACPAPDHGALRAGTPEDPDADVLACTVCGRMYPVVDGIPVMLLEEATLPGQGVSGEAAPLDGEQST; via the coding sequence ATGGCGGTGGAGCTGGATCCCGTGCTGGCGGAGGTGCTGGCCTGCCCGGCGCCCGACCACGGAGCGCTGCGGGCTGGAACGCCGGAGGACCCGGACGCGGACGTGCTCGCCTGCACCGTGTGCGGCCGGATGTACCCGGTTGTCGACGGCATTCCGGTGATGTTGCTGGAGGAGGCGACGCTTCCGGGCCAGGGGGTCTCCGGCGAGGCTGCGCCGCTGGACGGGGAACAGTCGACGTGA
- a CDS encoding tobH protein, translating to MIASASGIDLDDAEQLIRGDHRGILRSAASGGAQFRAVATAVSEDVLVPVAGVRPRAVVLVARGGGGAAAADVAAAVLGPDLDVPVVRAAALPEWAGSLDLVVVLGDDAGDPALSGAVGEAVRRGAETVVTVPAEGPVGAAAGTRALTLPPRVPVLIAHRFLHHLAAALAVLATARPERCARWLGTRDVAAGLTALADRLDGEALTDGPGREAFRNPAKALAEAMLGHDVVFAGDDAATAALARCASTDLLSTAGAASAGVGLVEVLAAPPVADGPGGADSIFHDDQIDGPAAVAPRRVFVFAAARDERAVRPRMAAVPDGQLLLAASDPSASDHAESDPAASDLSTGGPPGAADAGRAGTARAADSVPLIEQCAVLAVRWQTAAGYVAAASGTAAWGGPQGELR from the coding sequence GTGATCGCTTCGGCGTCCGGGATCGACCTCGACGACGCCGAGCAGTTGATCCGCGGAGACCACCGCGGGATCCTGCGGTCGGCGGCCTCCGGGGGCGCGCAGTTCCGTGCCGTGGCGACGGCGGTATCGGAAGACGTACTCGTCCCGGTCGCAGGGGTGCGTCCCCGTGCGGTGGTCCTCGTGGCGCGCGGCGGTGGCGGCGCCGCGGCGGCCGACGTTGCGGCCGCCGTGCTGGGGCCGGATCTCGACGTCCCGGTCGTGCGTGCGGCGGCCCTGCCGGAATGGGCCGGTTCCCTTGACCTCGTGGTCGTGCTCGGCGACGACGCCGGCGACCCGGCGCTGAGCGGGGCGGTGGGGGAAGCGGTGCGGCGCGGCGCGGAAACAGTGGTCACCGTCCCCGCGGAGGGGCCCGTCGGCGCGGCGGCGGGCACGCGGGCGCTGACGTTGCCCCCGCGCGTCCCGGTGCTGATCGCCCACCGCTTCCTGCACCATCTGGCAGCGGCGCTGGCCGTGCTGGCGACCGCGCGGCCCGAACGGTGCGCCCGGTGGTTGGGGACCCGGGACGTGGCCGCAGGCCTCACTGCTCTCGCGGACCGCCTCGACGGCGAGGCGCTGACCGACGGGCCCGGGCGCGAGGCGTTCCGCAATCCGGCGAAGGCGCTGGCGGAGGCCATGCTCGGCCATGACGTGGTGTTCGCCGGCGACGACGCCGCCACCGCGGCGCTGGCGCGCTGCGCGTCCACCGATCTGCTGTCCACGGCCGGCGCGGCTTCCGCGGGGGTCGGGCTCGTCGAGGTGCTGGCCGCGCCGCCGGTCGCGGACGGGCCGGGTGGGGCGGACTCGATCTTCCACGACGATCAGATCGACGGGCCGGCCGCGGTGGCGCCGCGCCGGGTGTTCGTCTTCGCCGCCGCCCGCGACGAACGCGCAGTGCGGCCCCGCATGGCGGCGGTGCCGGACGGACAGTTGCTCCTCGCTGCATCCGACCCGTCCGCTTCCGACCACGCCGAATCCGACCCGGCCGCCTCCGACCTGTCCACCGGTGGTCCGCCCGGCGCCGCGGACGCCGGGCGCGCCGGCACGGCGCGCGCCGCGGACTCGGTGCCGCTGATCGAGCAGTGCGCGGTGCTTGCGGTGCGGTGGCAGACGGCCGCCGGCTACGTCGCCGCGGCGTCCGGCACTGCCGCATGGGGCGGTCCGCAGGGGGAACTGAGGTAG
- the manA gene encoding mannose-6-phosphate isomerase, class I, with amino-acid sequence MLVLDAVVRSYAWGSRTALARLRGDAGPSPHPEAELWFGAHPADSAYVHGARPRDGEDAPADGRSSLLDLIESDPAGQLGAEVMARFGPRLPFLLKLLAAEEPLSLQAHPSRDQALEGFDREEGAGIPIDSPIRNYRDRNHKPEVVVALERFDALAGFRDPARTVDLLGAIGVPELDPHLGLLRGQPDEAGLRALFTTWITMPQAMVYRLLPKVLEGCVRYLAEHGNGGEFAAEARSTLQIGEAYPGDVGVLSSMLLNRITLEPGEALYLPAGNLHAYLHGVGVEIMANSDNVLRGGLTPKHVDVPELLRVLDFHSVPATPTEGVATGARERVYLSDTPEFRLSSIDLHDGCVEISGSGPEILLCTGGAVEAHCDAVETTIHATQALWVPASSGPVTLTAVPHERGPLAHVPQDPGAGAAGGTGAQVFRARVGSA; translated from the coding sequence GTGCTGGTACTCGACGCAGTGGTGCGCTCCTACGCCTGGGGATCGCGGACCGCACTGGCGCGGCTGCGCGGCGACGCCGGCCCCTCGCCGCATCCCGAGGCTGAGCTGTGGTTCGGCGCGCATCCTGCTGATTCCGCCTACGTGCACGGAGCGCGCCCGCGCGACGGCGAGGACGCCCCCGCGGACGGCCGCAGCTCGCTGTTGGACCTGATCGAGTCGGACCCCGCCGGGCAGCTCGGCGCAGAGGTGATGGCCAGGTTCGGCCCGCGGCTGCCGTTCCTGCTCAAGCTGCTGGCCGCGGAGGAGCCGCTGTCGTTGCAGGCGCATCCCAGCAGGGACCAGGCGCTGGAGGGGTTCGACCGCGAGGAGGGCGCGGGGATCCCCATCGACTCGCCCATCCGCAACTACCGGGATCGCAACCACAAGCCCGAGGTGGTCGTGGCCCTCGAGCGCTTCGACGCGCTCGCCGGGTTCCGCGACCCGGCGCGCACCGTGGATCTTCTGGGCGCCATCGGCGTGCCGGAGCTCGACCCGCATCTGGGACTGCTGCGTGGGCAGCCCGACGAGGCCGGGCTTCGGGCCCTGTTCACCACGTGGATCACCATGCCGCAGGCGATGGTCTACCGGCTGTTGCCGAAGGTCCTCGAAGGGTGCGTCCGCTACCTCGCGGAGCACGGCAACGGCGGCGAATTCGCGGCCGAGGCCCGTTCCACCCTGCAGATCGGTGAGGCCTACCCGGGGGATGTGGGCGTGCTGTCGTCGATGCTGCTCAACCGGATCACGCTGGAGCCCGGCGAGGCGCTCTACCTGCCGGCGGGCAACCTGCACGCGTACCTGCACGGCGTTGGCGTGGAGATCATGGCGAACTCCGACAACGTGCTGCGCGGCGGGCTCACCCCGAAGCACGTCGACGTCCCCGAGCTGCTGCGCGTGCTGGACTTCCACTCGGTCCCCGCCACCCCCACCGAGGGCGTCGCCACCGGGGCCCGCGAGCGCGTATACCTCTCGGACACCCCGGAGTTCCGCCTGAGCAGCATCGACCTGCACGACGGGTGCGTGGAGATCTCCGGGTCGGGACCGGAGATACTTCTCTGCACAGGGGGGGCGGTTGAGGCACACTGTGATGCTGTGGAAACCACGATCCATGCCACGCAGGCGCTGTGGGTGCCCGCATCGTCCGGACCGGTCACGCTGACGGCGGTCCCGCATGAACGCGGGCCGCTCGCG
- a CDS encoding phosphomannomutase/phosphoglucomutase, with product MVRSATSVHAVIKAYDVRGLVGEQLDEGFVRDVGAAFAALMRSEGALSVVVGHDMRESSPALAAAFGEGVRAQGLDVVSLGLTSTDELYYASGAASCPGAMFTASHNPARYNGIKMCRSGARPVGQDSGLAEIAGAVIAGVPSWDGRPGEASRREVLGEYAAFLRGLVDLSAIRPLTVSVDAGSGMGGHTVPAVLGGAGLPLTIDPLYFELDGEFPFHEANPLDPKNIVDLQARVVESGADVGLAFDGDADRCFVVDELGRPVSPSAVTALVAERELAKAPGASIIHNLITSRAVPELVRELGGTPVRTRVGHSFIKSTMADTGAVFGGEHSAHYYFKDFWNADSGMLAAMHVLAALGEQERPLSELMASYTRYAASGEINSTVEDAAARTDAVVAAFADRTVSVDDLDGVTVELEGGAWFNLRASNTEPLLRLNAEAATQSEVDALAAEVLAVVRGG from the coding sequence GTGGTGCGATCGGCTACGTCAGTGCACGCCGTGATCAAGGCGTACGACGTGCGAGGGCTCGTGGGTGAACAGCTCGACGAGGGCTTCGTCCGCGACGTCGGCGCAGCGTTCGCGGCCCTCATGCGATCGGAGGGCGCACTCTCCGTCGTCGTGGGCCACGACATGCGCGAGTCGTCCCCGGCGCTCGCCGCCGCCTTCGGCGAAGGAGTCCGGGCGCAGGGGCTCGACGTCGTCTCGCTGGGGCTGACCTCCACCGACGAGCTGTATTACGCATCCGGCGCGGCGTCCTGCCCCGGCGCCATGTTCACCGCCAGCCACAACCCGGCCCGCTACAACGGGATCAAGATGTGCCGTTCTGGTGCACGTCCGGTGGGGCAGGACTCCGGACTGGCCGAGATCGCCGGCGCGGTGATCGCAGGCGTCCCCTCCTGGGATGGACGCCCCGGGGAGGCGTCCCGGCGTGAGGTGCTCGGAGAGTACGCGGCGTTCCTGCGCGGGCTCGTGGACCTCAGCGCCATCCGCCCGCTCACCGTGTCGGTCGACGCGGGCAGCGGCATGGGCGGGCACACCGTGCCGGCGGTGCTCGGCGGCGCCGGCCTGCCCCTCACGATCGACCCGCTCTACTTCGAGCTCGACGGCGAGTTCCCCTTTCACGAGGCGAACCCGCTCGACCCGAAGAACATCGTGGACCTGCAGGCGCGCGTCGTCGAGTCGGGCGCCGACGTGGGTCTGGCCTTCGACGGGGACGCGGACCGCTGCTTCGTGGTCGACGAGCTGGGCCGTCCGGTGTCGCCGTCGGCGGTGACCGCCCTGGTGGCGGAGCGCGAGCTGGCGAAGGCGCCGGGGGCGTCGATCATCCACAACCTCATCACCTCGCGGGCGGTGCCGGAGCTGGTGCGCGAGCTCGGCGGCACCCCGGTGCGCACGCGCGTCGGCCACTCCTTCATCAAATCGACGATGGCGGACACTGGCGCGGTGTTCGGCGGAGAGCACTCGGCGCACTACTACTTCAAGGACTTCTGGAACGCGGATTCCGGCATGCTCGCGGCGATGCACGTGCTGGCCGCGCTGGGCGAGCAGGAGCGCCCGCTCTCCGAGCTGATGGCCTCCTACACCCGGTACGCGGCGTCGGGCGAGATCAACTCCACGGTCGAAGACGCGGCCGCACGCACCGACGCGGTGGTGGCGGCCTTCGCCGACCGGACCGTGTCCGTGGACGACCTGGACGGGGTCACCGTGGAACTCGAGGGCGGCGCGTGGTTCAACCTGCGGGCGTCCAACACCGAGCCGTTGCTGCGGCTCAACGCCGAGGCGGCCACGCAGTCGGAGGTGGACGCGCTGGCCGCGGAGGTGCTCGCCGTGGTGCGCGGCGGCTGA